The following DNA comes from Devosia litorisediminis.
TCCGCCCTCGGTGGCGCCTTGCTTGCAGGTGCCAGTTTGGGCGTGACGCGCTTGGCTGATGAGCCGGCAGTGGTGAATACTGCTACGATCTCGTCGAGCTCGCTCGCCTGACCTTCGGTCTGCTCGATGGCCGCATTGGTTTCTTCCACCAGCGCCGCATTGTGCTGGGTCATCTCGTCCATCAACCGGACGGCAACGGTGACCTCTTCAATGGCCGAGGCCTGTTCGCGGCTTTCGCGGGCAATGCCTTCCATCAGCTGGTTATTGGCGCGGGCCGCATCCAGCATGCTGGTCAGTCGCGCTGCCGCATCCGACACCAGGCGCGAACCCAGATCCACTTCGCCAGCCGACTGTTCGATCAGCACCTTCACATCAGCCGAAGCCGAGGCCGCCGACTGCGCCAGACGGCGCACTTCAACGGCCACCACGGCAAAGCCCTTGCCTGCATCACCAGCCCGTGCCGCTTCAACCGAAGCGTTCAGCGCCAGCAGATTGGTCTGGAAGGCGATATCGTCAATCATGCCGATAATGTTGGAGATCTTGCCCGAGCTGGTCTCGATCGCCGTCATGGCCTGGTTGGCCTTTTCCATCACCTGACCACCCTCTTCGGCAGTCTGGGTGACCTTGCTCGCATTGACGCTGGCATCCTTGGCGCGATCGGCATTCTGCAGCACGGTGCTGGCCAGCTGTTCCATGGCGGCCGAGGTTTCTTCAATGGTAGCAGCCTGCTTGGTGGTGCGTTCGCTCAGATCATTGGCACCGGCCAGGATCTCGCCCGTTGCCGTACGCAGCGACTGCGAAGTATTGCGCAGACGATCAACCACATCGGTCAACCGATCAGCCACCGCATTGGTGTCAGACTGCAGCGCCGCAAAGGCACCCTTGTAGTCACCGGTCATGCGTTCGGTCAGATCGGTATTGGCCAAAGCCTTGAGCACGTGGCCCGTTTCGTTCAGACCACGCTCGACTGTCGCCACCAGGCTGTTGACGCTGCCTGCCAGCGTGTTCAGTTCGGGATCCGGGAATTCCGCATCCACCCGCTTGGTGAAATCGCCCGCAATCGCGGAGTCCACCACATCACCAAAGGCACCCTGCAACTCGGTCATCATGGTCCGGCGCTGCGCTTCGTCGGCGACAATGCGGGCAGCTTCGGCTTCGGTCATTTGACTGACCTTGAGCCCCTGTTCACGGAACACCGCAACGGCGCGCACCATATTGCCGATTTCGTCGGCGCGTTTGTCGCCTTCGAGATCAATATCGAAGTCATTATTAGCAAGCCGTTCCATATTGGTGGTCAGCATTGCCACTGGCTTGCTGATTGAGCGTCCGATCAACCATCCCAACGCCAGTACGAGTACCATCACACCCGTTGCGATGCCCGCACTGGTCAGAGCAGATTCCCAGAAGATGGTATCAACCGTGGTCAACAACACACCCGAGGCAATCGTCCAACCCCAGGGCTCAAACGCCTGAGCATAGGTTACCTTGTCCTTGAACACGCCATCCTTGTCTTTGAACGCATAGTTCACAAAGTAGCTGCCGTCGGCCTTGGCGCCGTTGATCATCTCTTCCATGTAGCGCTTACCGTTACCGTCGGTAACGTCGCGACGTTCAGTGCCTTCCTTGGCCGGCTGATAGGCATGCATGACATTGATGTAGTCATAGTTGTCGACAAACAGGTACTCATCACCCTGGTAGCGCATGCTGCGCAGCGCATCGAGTGCACCGTTCTGGGCTGTTTCGACAGGTAAAGTGCCACTCTCGGCAAGGGCGTAATAGCTCTCAACAACACCGACGGCGGCCTGCACCACGCTCTGAATTTCGGTGCGTTTGAAGTCACCGAGATTGGAGCGCAGGGAGACCAGCTGGTAGGCCACGATACCCGTCAAACCCAGGGCAAACATAATTAGAAGACTGGAAAGGCGGCGTCCAATGCTGCCAGTGAATAATTGTGTCAATGCTGTTCTCCAGTCTTCGGCACCGCTGCCGCCTACTCTGCCTTCATACCGGGAGGTTACTTGGTCAGTAGGATCATGAAATTCATCTTGCTAAATATTCCACGGCGGTATTAAGGCTGGGTAAACCACGTGGTAATAGGGCAAAAAAAATGGGCGCCTCGCGGCGCCCATAATTCGTGCAGTCATATGTAGGGTAATCAGAACTCGTTCCAGTCTTTGGCGATCGCCGCATTGCCATTGCTGAGATAGGACTGCGCCGCCGAACGGACCTTGTCCACGATGCCCGTCGGCGCCACTGTATCTGTCCTGGAGTTGCGGACCACCGGTCGCGCCGTACCCTCCACGATGGTGAACACATCCACGACCCGGTCCAGTTCACTGGCCTGAGCCTCGGTCTGCTCAATCGCCGCATTGGTCTGCTCAACCAGCGCCGCATTGTGCTGGGTCATTTCATCCATGGTCCGCACAGCAACCGACACCTCGTCAATGGCCGAAGCCTGGTCGCGGCTGGCCTTGGCTATGGCCTGCATCAGCGCTGCGTTCTCGTTGACAGCATCGAGCATGGCGGTCAGCTGGTTGGCCGCATTGGACACCAGCTTGGAGCCGCCGGAAACCTCGCTGGCGCTCTGCTCCACCAATGCCTTGACGTCGGCCGATGCGCTGGCGGCCGACTGCGCCAGACGACGCACTTCCACGGCCACCACGGCAAAACCCTTGCCGGCATCGCCAGCCCGTGCCGCTTCCACCGAGGCGTTCAGCGCCAGCAGATTGGTCTGGAAAGCGATGTCGTCGATCATGCCGATAATGTTGGAGATCTTGGCCGACGAATTGGTGATCCGCTCCATGGCCGCATTGGCCTCAGCCATTGTCTCGCCGCTCTGGGTCGCACTGCCTGACACTGTCTGTGCCTTGCTGTTGGCGTCTTCGGCCATGCGGGCATTTTCAGATACCGTCGCAGCCAATTGCTCCATGGCGGCCGAGGTTTCCTCAATGGTCGCGGCCTGCTTGGTGGTCCGCTCACTCAGATCGTTCATACCCGAAAGGATTTCACCCGTGGCCTGCTTGAGCGCACCCGAAATCTGCTTGGCATTGCCAACCACCTCGGTGAGTTTTTCGCTTACCGCATTGGTGTCGGTCTGCAACCGCGCAAAGGCGCCGTTATAGGTGCCGGTCATGCGCTTGGTCAGGTCCGTATTGGCCAGGGCGCCGAGCACTGTGCCGGTCTCGCCAATACCGCGATCCACTGTCTCAACCAGGCTGTTAACGCTGGTCGCCAGCGAGTTGAGCTCCTCATCGGGGAACTGGGCATGCACGCGCTTGGAAAAGTCGCCCGCAATAGCGGCATCGACCACTTCGCCAAACGCCGCCTGCAGCGCCACCATCATGTCCGTCCGCTCTTCGCGGCGACGCACTGAGGCGGCCCGCTCTTCTTCAGTCATTTCGCTCATCTTGAGACCGTTCTGACGGAATATCTCGACGGCCCGGGCCATCTCGCCAATTTCATTGCCGCGGTCGGCATAGGCGACTTCGGCAGCGAAATCGCCATCGGCAACAATTTTCATGGTCTTTGCCAGGCGTGGCACCGGCGCCATCATCAGGCGCGAGAGCATGTAGCCAATCGCGCCAAGCACCACTAGCGCGGCCAAGCCAACCACCAGCAAGACGTTGAGCGTATCGTAGATCACCGCTTCAACCGCAGCCTTGTCGATACCAACAAACAGGATGCCCGAAACCACGCCACCCTGATCAAGGATCGGCTGATAGGCGGTAAAATAGGGGCGCCCGACAATCGAAGCCTCGCCGAAATAGGTGACGCCTTCCATCATCGATTTATAGACAGCACCATCCTTGCCCAGCGGCGTACCCAGAATGCGCTCGCCAGCGGCATCTTCAATGGTCGTGGTCATGCGGATGAAATCCTGCTCGGTTTCATCCCAGCCAAAGATCGTGGCAGCCTCGCCTGTCACCCGGGCGATGGAATCCACCAGCCCGTTATCGATAAAGCGGCGCGGCATGCTCCAGGTCTGGATCCCGGCAAGATCGCCGTTCTCGGCCCATTGCACTTCTGCGCCCGGCAGACTGCCCTCAAGAATGGTTGCCGCCGCCTTGAGATTGGTGATCTGCTGCGCCATCGCCGTATCATTGGTCGACGCGCTCAGATTGATGTATATCGCCGCCGAAACAACCGACACCGAAACGATAATCGCTGAAATCACCAAAGCAGCGATCATGGTGGTCAACTTGATATTGCCAAAGAATTGGCCAACGCGCTTGATCATACCATTTGCCCTAAAACCTGCGCGCTGCACTCAAGTGTCGCGCCTAATTAATGTGCAAAATTATCAGGTCCCGATTAACTGAGTGTTTAATACGGCTAGCGCGCGCAAGCAGCGCTCTATCGTGCTGGCAAAAAACAAATAATTCCGAAAGACTTGGCCTCAAAAGAAAATCCCCGCCATGCCTGAGGCATAACGGGGACGATCATCGTGCAATTGTTGGAGCGGTCAGATTTCGTCCCAATCCTCTGCCAGGGCGGCATTGCCGTGTGTACCCAGATGAGGAGAAGCAGAGACCAGACGGTTCTGCAGGGCCCGCGCGTCCTGCGGCTCGCGCTGCGCGCCCTGACCCTGCAGGGGTCCGATCTGAAACACCTCCACGATGCGATCCAGCTCGGTTGCCTGCGCCTCGGTCTGCTCAATCGCCGCATTGGTCTGCTCGACAAGTGCCGCATTGTGCTGGGTCATCTCGTCCATGGTCCGCACCGCGGTGGTCACTTCCTCGATCGCTGACGCCTGTTCACGGCTGTCATTGGAGATCGATTCCAGCAGGCTGTTATTGCCACGGGCCGCTTCAAGCATGCTGCGCAGCTTGCCGGCAGCATCGCTGACCAGCCTTGAGCCAGAACTGACTTCGTCCGCCGACTGCTCGATGAGCACTTTGACTTCGCTCGATGCGCTGGCCGCCGACTGCGCCAGACGGCGCACTTCCACGGCCACCACGGCAAAGCCCTTGCCCGCATCACCAGCGCGGGCCGCTTCAACCGAGGCGTTCAGCGCCAGCAGATTGGTCTGGAAGGCGATGTCGTCGATCATGCCGATAATGTTGGAGATCTTGCCCGAGGATTCGGTGATCCGCTCCATGGCCAGCGTCGCGTTGTCCATCACCTCGCCGCCTTCTTCAGCGGTACGGGTAACCTGCGCCGCATTGCTGCTGGCTTCCTTGGCCCGATCAGCATTCTTGAGCACAGTGGTCGCCAGCTGTTCCATGGCAGCCGAGGTTTCCTCGATTGTCGCGGCCTGCTTGGTGGTGCGTTCGCTCAGATCATTGGCACCCGACAGTATCTCGCCGGTCGCCGTCTTGAGCGAGCCCGATGTATGACGCAGCTGACTGATCACCTCGGTCAGCTTGTCAGCGACAGCATTGATGTTGGTCTTTAGGGTCGCAAACGCGCCTTCATAGTCGCCTTCCATCCGTTCGGTCAGGTCGGTATTGGCCATGGCGCCAAGCACCTCACCCATTTCCGCCACACCGCGATTGAACGTCGACACCAGATTGTTGACGCCCGAGGCCAGCCCGTTCAGCTCCGGATCGGGAAATTCGACGGTGACCTGCTTGGTGAAATCGCCCGCGACGGCGGCGTCCACCACCACGCCAAAGGCGTCCTGCAGCTCGCTCATCATTTTCTGGCGGTTTTCCTGGTCCACGATAATGCGGGCCGCCTCGGCCTCGGTCATTTCGCTGACGCGCAACCCGTTCTGGCGGAACACCTCGACGGCGCGAGCCATATTGCCCACTTCATTGCCCATCTCGGTATAGGGAACATCAACCTCGAAATTGCCTTCGGCAATCGCATCCATCGAACCGCCCAGGCGTGGAATGGATCGGGTGATCAGGTGCGAGGCCACAAGCCCCACCAGGCTGAGCGCCACGGTAACCGCACCGCCCACGATCAGGATCAGCGTGAGCACACCATTTGCCGTCGCCTGCACCGCAGCCATTGGCGTGCCAACAAATATGGCACCCATGATTTCGCCGCTCATTTTCTCGATCGGCTGCAGGGCCCCAAAATACTCGACCCCGTTGACGCTCAGTTCGCCAACATAGCGTTGGCCAGCCATCAGCGGCGCATAGGCCGGGTTGCCTTCATCGAGCACCATATCCGCGACGCGCTCGCCGTCAGGGGCAGTCAGGCTGGTGGTCTTGCTGACCATGGTGTTGGCGGCTGAATCCAGCACATAAATGGTGGCATCCTGCTTGGTGACACGCGTCACCGAGTCAATGATTTCACTGTCGTAGAATGGCGGGATGGCCCAGCTCTGGAAGCCATCAATCGTCCCGTCCTCGGCCCAGTTCAGCACCGAGCCGGAAATACGCCGCTCCAGAATTGTCGAAGCAACGGCCAGATTGGAATCCTGCTGCAATTCGCTGTCGACGACCGATTGGGCATGAAGATTGAGATAGATCGCCCCCGAGACAACGGCAATCGAGCCAATGATGGATGTGATGACCAGCGCCGCAATTGCTGTGGTCATTTTGATATTGCCAAAAATCTGGCTAAATTTACGCATGTCAAATCCCCCCCGGACCGGGCTGAAACGGCGCTCGACAGCGCCCGTAGATTAAACCCTCAGACCGCAAAATACGACACAGGCATTAACTGTTCGTTGTCCACAACGCGCCGCAAACGATTGCATTTCGCAATTCAGTCGTACCTGGAGTTGTTTTCATCTTGGTCTTTCGTCGCAACGTCTGCATCGCGCGGCAGATCGACTTGGCGTGAACGTCAAAAGGGCGCCCAGTGGGCGCCCTTGAAGTCGTTTTGGTTGCTGGGTGCTATCAGAACTCGTTCCAGTCCTGATCAATGGCCACACTGCCATGACTGAGATAGGCTTTGGCCGCCGCCTTCTGCCGCACCGGGGTCGCTTCAACACGGCGCTCGGACGCGCGATGGCGTTCTGGCGCACGCACGTGGCGGATGCCATCATCACCAACAGCGAACACGTCAACGATCCGGTCAAGCTCGACGGCCTGCGCTTCGGTCTGCTCAATGGCGGCATTGATCTCCTCGACCAGCGCCGCATTGTGCTGGGTCATCTCATCCATCTGCCGCACGGCAACAGTGACTTCCTCGATCGAAGACGCCTGTTCCTTGCTGTCGTGTGCAATCCCTTCCATCACCAGACTGTTCTCACGAATGCCTTCAAGAATGGCCTCTAGCTTGCCAGCGGCATCGGCCACCAGCTTGGAGCCGCCAGCAACTTCGCTGGCACTCTGCTCGATCAACACCTTCACATCAGCCGAAGCCGAGGCCGCTGATTGTGCCAGGCGACGCACTTCCACGGCCACCACGGCAAAGCCCTTGCCGGCGTCGCCAGCACGGGCCGCTTCCACCGAGGCGTTCAGAGCCAGCAGATTGGTCTGGAAGGCAATGTCGTCGATCATGCCGATAATGTTGGAAATCTTGCCCGACGAGCTGGTGATCTTTTCCATTGCGCCGGTCGCCTGGCTCATCACCGCACCACCCTCTTCAGCGGTGTGCGAAACAGTCTGCGACTTGCGGCTGGCCTCATCGGCCTTGCGGGCGTTTTCCAGAACCGTGGCCGCGAGCTGCTCCATAGTGGCGGAGGTTTCCTCGATTGTGGCAGCCTGCTTGGTGGTGCGCTCGCTCAGATCATTGGCGCCACTGAGGATTTCTCCGGTCGCTGTCTTGAGCGTACCCGAGGTCTCGCGCAACTGGCCAACCACTTCATTGAGCTTGTCGGCAACGGCATTGACGTCCGATTTCAGCGTGGCAAAGGCGCCCTCATACTCGCCTTCCATGCGGTGGGTCAGATCGGTATTGGCCAATGCGCCCAGCACCTGGCCGATGCCCACCACACCACGATTGAATGTCTTGACCAGCGAATTGACGCTGCGCGCCAGTCCGTTCAGTTCGGGATCGGGGAATTCGACTTCCACCTGCTTGCTGAAATCGCCGGCGACGGCGGCATCAACCACCTGACCGAAGGCGGACTGCAACTCGGTCATCATCGCCTGACGATCTTTCTGATCGGCGATGATCCGTGCCGCCTCGGCCTCGGTCATTTCGCTCACCCGAAGGCCATTGGCCCGGAACACTTCAACGGCACGGGCCATGGCGCCCAGCTCATTGCCGCGGGTCACATAGGGCACTTCGGTGGCAAAATCGCCATCAGCAATGGACTCCATGGCTGCCGCGATTCGGGGAATGGGGCGCATCAGCAGGCGTGTGATCACCAGACAAATTGCGCCCATCACCGCGATCAGGACCAGCCCCATCACCACCATGCCGGGCACGGCACTATTGGCGGCGGCCTCGGCGAGTGCTGCATCACTGCCCACAAAGAAACCGCCCAGCAGATCACCCTTGAGATTGCTGATAGGCTCGAAAGCGCCGAAGAAGCGGGTACCCTGCATCGTCACTGTGCCGAAATAGGGTTCAGCGGCCGCCAGTGCTGCGTGCTCGGGCGAACTCGTATCGAGCGCAAAATCAATCACCCGCGAGCCGTCTTCGGCTTCAAAGCTGGTGGACTTGGCGATGAACTGATTGGTCTCGGTGTCGAGCCCGAAGATCACGGCTTCACCGTCGGTGATGCGCGTCACCGAGTCGATGGCGCCAGTATCATGGAAGAACGGGATGTTGTAGGTCTGGAACGCCTCAATGGAGCCGTCCTCGGCCCAGGTGACAACCGACCCGGACAGGCGCTTTTCCAGGATCGTGCCGGCCACCTGCAAATTGGCGTCCTGCTGCGCGATCATCTGATTGACCGACTGCTTGCGCAGATCAAAATAGCCGTTGACCGAATAGGCCACGATGGTGACCGTGATGCTCATCAACACCAGCCCGGCAATCGCCGTTGTCAGCTTGATGTTACCCCAAAATCCGGAAATGGCTTTCATAAAACGTCTCGCTCCCCCCGACGAAAAAACACGTCGACTTGTATGGTAGACAAGTTAAGCCAAGGGTTCTTAACGTCAGGTTGCCGCCCGAAACCGGTTGCAAAGGCCGTCATGACAACGGGGCCCGCGGGCCCCGTTACGTGATCTCCAGTTATGCGCCCCTAGAATTCATTCCAGTCGCGGTCCACCGCAGCGCTGCCGTTGGACAGGTATGACTTGGCCACCGATTTGAGCTTGTTCTGCAGCCCGCGTGCGCCTTCGGCAAAACCATTGCCCGGGGCCGCCTGACCCGCAGGTGCCATTGGCGCCCGGCTGTGCTGTTTGGCCGATGCCTCATCAATGGCAAAAATGTCCACGATGCGGTCCAGTTCGGTGGCCTGCGCTTCGGTCTGCTCGATGGCGGCATTGATCTCCTCGACCAGAGCCGCATTGTGCTGGGTCATCTCGTCCATAGTGCGGACCGCTGTATTGACCTCGTCAATCGAGGAGGCCTGTTCGCGGCTTTCCTTGGCAATTCCGTTCATCAGCGCATTGGAGGACCGCGCTTCGCTGAGCATGGACTCCAGCTTGACCGCCGCATCGGCCACCAGACGCGAGCCGCCCTGCACTTCGTTCGCCGACTGCTCGACAAGCACCTTTACATCCGCCGAGGCCGAAGCCGCCGACTGCGCCAGGCGCCGCACTTCCACGGCCACCACAGCAAATCCCTTGCCTGCGTCACCAGCACGGGCTGCTTCCACCGAGGCGTTCAGCGCCAGCAGATTGGTCTGAAAGGCGATGTCGTCGATCATGCCGATGATATTGGAGATCTTGGCCGAGCTATCGGTGATGCGCGCCATGGCCTCCGTGGCCTGGTGCATCACCTGACCACCCTCTTCGGCGGTGCGTGTCACGCTCGACGCCACTGTGGAAGCCTCGCTGGCCCGCTCGGCATTGGCCAGCACTGTTGCTGCCAGCTGCTCCATGGTCGCCGAAGTTTCTTCAATCGTGGCAGCCTGCTTGGTGGTCCGCTCGCTCAGATCGTTGGCACCACTGAGGATTTCGCCCGTGGCGGCCTTGAGCGTCCGCGAGGTATCCTTGAGCTGGCCCACCACTTCAGTGAGCTTGTCGGCCACCGCATTGGTGTCGACCTTGAGTTTGGCAAACGCCCCCTCATAATCACCCGTCATGCGCTGCGTCAGATCGGTATTGGCCAGGGCGGCGAGAACGTCGCCGGTTTCGCCAACGCCGCGGTTGACCGTGGCCACCAGATTATTGACCGAGCGAGCCAGCGTATTGAGCTCATCATCGGGGAATTGAGCGTCCACCTGCTTGCTGAAGTCACCTGCAATGGCCGCATCGACTACCGCACCAAAGGCGCGCTGCAAGTCCTGCATCATGGCGGCGCGCTCGGCCTGACTGCGCACGATCTGGGCCGCTTCGGCCTCCGTCATCTGCGCGACTTTCAAACCATTCTCGCGGAACACTTCGACCGCGCGGGCCATCGCGCCAATTTCGTCAGTGCGGTTTGCCCCGCGCACCTCGGCGGCCAGATCACCCTCGGCCAGTGTTTCCATGGTCGTGGTCAGCCGGCTGATCGGGCCGCTGACCGAGCGGGCAAAGAAGTACCCGGCAATGGCAGCAATAGCCAACAGGCCGCCACCAATGGCCAGCATCATGTTGCGCATATCGGTGATCGGGGCATAGGCCTCGTCCTCGCCGATTGCCGTCACCACGGCCCAGTTAACCCCACCAAAACTGAGCGGCTGAGCCGTCAGGATCAAATTCATGTCGCGATAATCGCTCGACACGCCGCTGGCTGCGGTACCGCCAAGCGCGGTTGTGATCACGGGGTTCTCGAACTTGGTGATCAGGGCGTCTGGCGTATCGGAAAAACGGGAATCCGAACGCATCAGATAATCGGCACCGACAAAGAAGCTCTCGCCGGTTTCACCCAACCCATCAGACTTGGCCATGATCGCATCAACCGAGGCCGTCGACAGGGCCGCCGCCAGCACCCCAACCAGCTTGTCGCGGTTGTTGAAAACAGGTGTCGCCACAAAGCTTTCCGGCGCCCCGGCTGCCGCGGCATAGGGCGAGAAGTCCACAAACGCCACCTGCCCTGCTTCAGTCATGGCAGCTGCAGCTTGGTAAGCACGACCAAGACCGGACGCGGCGCCATCACCGCTCGCCAGATTGGTGGCGAAATCGTCGCGTTTCTTGACCGAATAGATCAAATTGCCATCGGGATCGATCAGCATCAGGTCGGCATAGCCACGCGCATCCTGCTGGCGCCGGAATGCCGGGTGCACCTTGGAATGTGCAAAGTCGTAATTGGTCCGCTTGGTCTCGAGCGAGACATCGAGCAGTTCGCGCTGCTCCGGGTCAGGGTTGTTGGTGATGTAGGCCATCTGCAGCGCATCTTTGGGTTCCTGTGGCGGCTTTGCCGTCAGGAATTGACCCCAGGTAATGTTAAAGTCGCGCAGGACCGTCTGCGTGGATTCAGTGGTCGCGGTGATCACCAGATCCTCGGCAATGCTGCTGAAATAGGCTTCAAGCTCGGAGGCTGAATTTCGGGCAATGGTATCGATCTGCCGCCGCGACAATTGATCGACCGTTGCCGATCCAATCAGGTAACTGGCGATCCCCACGCCAACGCTGACCAACAAGGCCGACCCGACCAGCGCCAGTGGCAACTTTTGGGCGATCTTCAACTGTGGCAGAAATCCCATTGAACACTCCAGCTTTCCTCAATGACTGCCATGCCCGGCGCGTAATCGCGTCATCGGGCCCCATCGGCAATTGACGGGTATAGCGGCAGTCCTCCCCAGACCGGATCAGGCCGATCTGTGGAAACGATACTCCTGCTCCATTAACCACTTCTTACGCGCGGCGAAGCAGCCGAAAACAGTTGAGCCCCCGACCCTTGTGGGGGGCGGGGGCTCAACTTCAGGCTTGTAGTAGGCGCGGCTGCTGAACTAGCTCAGTGCCCCGATCACGGCCTCGATACGCTTCTTCATGGTCGAAGCGTCGAATGGCTTGATGATATAATTGTTCACGCCACACGTAATGGCTTCCTTGACCTGCTCCTTGTCGGAACGGCCCGTTGCCATGATGAATGGCATGCCCTGAGTACGCGGATGCTTGCGGATCACCTTGAGCAGGGTCAGCCCGTCAATGTCTTCCATGTTCCAGTCGGAAATGATCAGATCGACATTGGCTTTTTCGAGCTTTCCCAAGGCATCACGGCCACTCTTGGCCTCAATGATGTCTTTGAAGCCGAGCTGCGTGAGGATGTACTTGCAGATACCGCGCATGGACTGCTGATCATCGACGATGAGAACACTGACTGCGCTGGCTTTAGGCATGTTCGAATTCACCTTCCTGGTGCCGGGGAAATACCAACCCCGGGCTTGCATCAAACACTAGGCAAGAAGCGTTACAAATCTCTCAATCCGCATTGAGTGATTGTATACCCTGGCCCTTACGCTGCAGATTTGAGCCGTACCAAGGCGTTAGCCAGACGGCTCGCAATATCTTCGACCGGCGCCTGCTCGACGACGGCCCCTTCTTCGAACGCGACTCGCGGCATTCCGTACACCAGGGCCGAGCTTTTGGACTGGCCAACAGTGTAGGCGCCGGCATCGCGCATCAGCTTGAGCCCCCGCGCCCCATCGCGGCCCATACCGGTCAGGATGGCCCCGACGGCCATATTGCCCACGGTCTTGGCCACTGACTCAAACAGGATGTCGACACTGGGGCGATGGCCCGAGGTCAGTTCGTCCTGGGTCAGGCGACATTTGAGCTGGCCTGAGGAACGCTCCACCCGCAGGTGGAAATCGCCCTTGGCCACATAGGCATGGCCCGGCAGCAAAGGCATGCGGTCTTCGGCTTCAATCACCTTGATCGCGCATACTTCATCCAGGCGCGCCGCAAAGCGACCGGTAAAGCCTGGCGGCATGTGCTGGGCGATCACGATTGGCGGACAGTCAGCAGGCATTTGCGAGAGAACGGCACGGATGGCCTCAACGCCACCGGTCGATGCCCCGATTGCAATCAGCGCACCATTTGGCGCCGCGGCCGTTTTGACGGCCAGCTTGGGCGGCTCGGCCCGGCTGGCTGAACGACCACGAACATCGGATTTGGCGGCGGCGCGGATCTTTTCGCGCAGACCGACACCAAACGCCTCGATACCGCCAGCAAACTCGGCACTGGGCTTGGCCACAAAATCGACCGCGCCCAGTTCAAGCGCCAGCAGGGTCTCGCTGGCCCCCTTCTTGGTCAGGGTCGACACCATGATTACCGGTGTCGGACGCAACCGCATCAGCTTTTCGAGAAACTGCAGCCCGTTCATATTGGGCATTTCAATATCGAGCGTCACGACATCAGGATTGAGGTCCTTGATCTTCTGGCGCGCATCAATGGGATCGGTGGCGGTGTCCACCACCTCAATGTCCCCGTCACGCGACAGCATGCGCGTCAGGACTTCACGGATTAGCGCCGAATCGTCGACGACAAGGACCTTGATGCTCATGCCGCTTCCTGCTTGTTCAGTTTCAGTTTGGATTGGTAGATGGTCTTGCCAACCAGACGGAACCCATCACCACCCGAGCCCAGATTCTCCGAGTGGCCGATAT
Coding sequences within:
- a CDS encoding methyl-accepting chemotaxis protein, with amino-acid sequence MKAISGFWGNIKLTTAIAGLVLMSITVTIVAYSVNGYFDLRKQSVNQMIAQQDANLQVAGTILEKRLSGSVVTWAEDGSIEAFQTYNIPFFHDTGAIDSVTRITDGEAVIFGLDTETNQFIAKSTSFEAEDGSRVIDFALDTSSPEHAALAAAEPYFGTVTMQGTRFFGAFEPISNLKGDLLGGFFVGSDAALAEAAANSAVPGMVVMGLVLIAVMGAICLVITRLLMRPIPRIAAAMESIADGDFATEVPYVTRGNELGAMARAVEVFRANGLRVSEMTEAEAARIIADQKDRQAMMTELQSAFGQVVDAAVAGDFSKQVEVEFPDPELNGLARSVNSLVKTFNRGVVGIGQVLGALANTDLTHRMEGEYEGAFATLKSDVNAVADKLNEVVGQLRETSGTLKTATGEILSGANDLSERTTKQAATIEETSATMEQLAATVLENARKADEASRKSQTVSHTAEEGGAVMSQATGAMEKITSSSGKISNIIGMIDDIAFQTNLLALNASVEAARAGDAGKGFAVVAVEVRRLAQSAASASADVKVLIEQSASEVAGGSKLVADAAGKLEAILEGIRENSLVMEGIAHDSKEQASSIEEVTVAVRQMDEMTQHNAALVEEINAAIEQTEAQAVELDRIVDVFAVGDDGIRHVRAPERHRASERRVEATPVRQKAAAKAYLSHGSVAIDQDWNEF
- a CDS encoding methyl-accepting chemotaxis protein; translated protein: MGFLPQLKIAQKLPLALVGSALLVSVGVGIASYLIGSATVDQLSRRQIDTIARNSASELEAYFSSIAEDLVITATTESTQTVLRDFNITWGQFLTAKPPQEPKDALQMAYITNNPDPEQRELLDVSLETKRTNYDFAHSKVHPAFRRQQDARGYADLMLIDPDGNLIYSVKKRDDFATNLASGDGAASGLGRAYQAAAAMTEAGQVAFVDFSPYAAAAGAPESFVATPVFNNRDKLVGVLAAALSTASVDAIMAKSDGLGETGESFFVGADYLMRSDSRFSDTPDALITKFENPVITTALGGTAASGVSSDYRDMNLILTAQPLSFGGVNWAVVTAIGEDEAYAPITDMRNMMLAIGGGLLAIAAIAGYFFARSVSGPISRLTTTMETLAEGDLAAEVRGANRTDEIGAMARAVEVFRENGLKVAQMTEAEAAQIVRSQAERAAMMQDLQRAFGAVVDAAIAGDFSKQVDAQFPDDELNTLARSVNNLVATVNRGVGETGDVLAALANTDLTQRMTGDYEGAFAKLKVDTNAVADKLTEVVGQLKDTSRTLKAATGEILSGANDLSERTTKQAATIEETSATMEQLAATVLANAERASEASTVASSVTRTAEEGGQVMHQATEAMARITDSSAKISNIIGMIDDIAFQTNLLALNASVEAARAGDAGKGFAVVAVEVRRLAQSAASASADVKVLVEQSANEVQGGSRLVADAAVKLESMLSEARSSNALMNGIAKESREQASSIDEVNTAVRTMDEMTQHNAALVEEINAAIEQTEAQATELDRIVDIFAIDEASAKQHSRAPMAPAGQAAPGNGFAEGARGLQNKLKSVAKSYLSNGSAAVDRDWNEF
- a CDS encoding response regulator; protein product: MPKASAVSVLIVDDQQSMRGICKYILTQLGFKDIIEAKSGRDALGKLEKANVDLIISDWNMEDIDGLTLLKVIRKHPRTQGMPFIMATGRSDKEQVKEAITCGVNNYIIKPFDASTMKKRIEAVIGALS
- a CDS encoding protein-glutamate methylesterase/protein-glutamine glutaminase; this translates as MSIKVLVVDDSALIREVLTRMLSRDGDIEVVDTATDPIDARQKIKDLNPDVVTLDIEMPNMNGLQFLEKLMRLRPTPVIMVSTLTKKGASETLLALELGAVDFVAKPSAEFAGGIEAFGVGLREKIRAAAKSDVRGRSASRAEPPKLAVKTAAAPNGALIAIGASTGGVEAIRAVLSQMPADCPPIVIAQHMPPGFTGRFAARLDEVCAIKVIEAEDRMPLLPGHAYVAKGDFHLRVERSSGQLKCRLTQDELTSGHRPSVDILFESVAKTVGNMAVGAILTGMGRDGARGLKLMRDAGAYTVGQSKSSALVYGMPRVAFEEGAVVEQAPVEDIASRLANALVRLKSAA